From a single Solenopsis invicta isolate M01_SB chromosome 4, UNIL_Sinv_3.0, whole genome shotgun sequence genomic region:
- the LOC105195754 gene encoding 26S proteasome non-ATPase regulatory subunit 9: MVVDMELQEVKDAVFQLIKEKDKIESDLRALKEILDSNHIGMDEPLVDSEGYPRQDIDVYQVRHTRHQIICLTNDHKDLMKKIEEGLHRVHALAGANKTEQSISDVSDMQEMEALEPFLRVNLVSAGSPAETAGIQVEDLILEFGSIHCRNFKSLTDIGKLVENSRYKTVHVKIKRGSNIMVLSLIPRPWVGKGLLGCNVLPVEVVER; encoded by the exons ATGGTGGTCGACATGGAGCTGCAGGAAGTTAAGGATGCCGTCTTTCAGTTGATAAAGGAGAAAGACAAGATTGAATCTGATCTACGAGCCCTGAAGGAGATCCTGGATTCT AATCATATTGGCATGGACGAGCCATTGGTGGACTCAGAGGGATACCCCCGGCAGGACATCGATGTTTATCAAGTGAGACACACGAGGCAtcaaataatat GTCTTACCAATGATCACAAAGACTTGATGAAGAAGATTGAAGAGGGATTGCACAGAGTCCATGCTCTAGCAGGAGCAAATAAAACAGAACAATCGATCTCTGATGTATCCGACATGCAAGAGATGGAAGCGCTGGAGCCTTTTCTCAGGGTTAATTTAGTTTCAGCTGGTTCGCCAGCAGAAACTGCG GGTATCCAAGTCGAAGATCTAATATTGGAATTTGGATCTATTCATTGCAGAAATTTCAAATCTTTAACAGACATTGGAAAGCTAGTGGAAAACAGCAGATACAAAACAGTCCATGTAAAAATCAAACGTGGATCGAATATTATGGTTTTGTCGTTAATCCCTCGTCCCTGGGTTGGCAAGGGCCTTTTGGGTTGCAATGTGTTACCTGTAGAAGTAGTtgagagataa
- the LOC105195753 gene encoding tryptophan--tRNA ligase, cytoplasmic, with protein sequence MNEENMTTEVAQVQECTLNGVAENEDVVTPWTVTSVNDTGIDYDKLIKKFGSSRIDDELLARFEKITGKKPHHFLRRGIFFSHRDMHTILNLYEQGQYFYLYTGRGPSTDAMHLGHLIPFMFCKWLQDVFDVPLVIQLTDDEKAIWKNIKIEDAIKLAYANARDIIACGFKPEKTFIFSNLEHIGNNSAFYQNMIRIQRCVTFNQVKGIFGFGDSDPIAKIAFPPTQAAPAISGSFPFIFKNAKVHCLIPCAIDQDPYFRMTRDVAPKLGFPKPALLHATFFPALQGSKTKMSASDNSTAIFLTDTAKQIKNKINKHAFSGGQATVEEHRQLGGNCEVDISYQWLRFFLEDDERLEQIRKGYTSGEILTGELKKELIDVLQRLVATHQEAKSKITDEVIKQFMIPRDLGFVSKTK encoded by the exons ATGAACGAGGAAAACATGACGACGGAGGTTGCGCAGGTGCAAGAGTGCACGTTAAACGGCGTCGCCGAAAACGAGGACGTCGTGACACCGTGGACGGTCACGAGCGTCAATGATACTGGGATCGATTACGATAAGTTAATCA AGAAATTTGGAAGTTCGAGGATAGATGACGAGCTGTTAGCTAGGTTCGAGAAGATCACTGGCAAGAAACCGCATCACTTTCTTAGAAGAGGCATATTCTTCTCCCACAGAGACATGCACACTATTCTGAACCTTTATGAGCAGGGACAGTACTTTTACTTATATACAGGCAGGGGACCGAGCACCGACGCGATGCACTTAGGACACCTCATACCTTTCATGTTTTGCAAATGGTTACAGGATGTTTTTGACGTTCCATTGGTCATACAATTAACAGATGACGAGAAAGCTATATGGAAAAACATAAAGATAGAAGATGCAATCAAGCTGGCCTATGCTAATGCAAGAGACATCATTGCTTGTGGCTTTAAACCTGAGAAAACTTTTATCTTCTCCAACCTGGAACATATAGGAAACAATTCGGCGTTTTATCAGAATATGATCAGGATACAGAGATGCGTTACGTTCAATCAAGTGAAGGGTATTTTCGGTTTTGGCGACAGCGACCCAATCGCGAAGATCGCGTTTCCGCCGACGCAGGCGGCGCCAGCGATCTCTGGTTCGTTCCCCTTCATTTTTAAGAACGCCAAGGTGCACTGTCTGATACCGTGCGCGATTGATCAGGACCCATATTTCCGCATGACGAGGGACGTGGCGCCCAAGTTGGGTTTCCCTAAGCCAGCTCTGTTACATGCGACCTTCTTCCCTGCGTTGCAAGGCTCGAAGACGAAAATGTCGGCGAGCGACAACAGCACGGCGATATTCCTTACTGATACTGCTAAACAGATcaagaacaaaattaataagCACGCATTCTCAGGCGGTCAAGCCACCGTGGAGGAACACAGGCAGCTCGGTGGAAACTGTGAGGTGGACATATCTTACCAGTGGCTGCGATTCTTTCTGGAGGACGACGAACGATTGGAACAAATTAGAAAA ggCTATACCAGTGGGGAGATCCTAACAGGCGAGCTGAAGAAGGAACTGATCGATGTGCTGCAGCGACTCGTCGCCACGCATCAGGAAGCGAAGAGTAAAATAACGGACGAAGTGATTAAGCAATTCATGATTCCTAGAGACCTCGGCTTCGTGTCGAAAACAAAGTAG
- the LOC105194133 gene encoding protein phosphatase 1B isoform X2, which produces MGAFLDTPKTEKCNEHGTGNGLRYGVASMQGWRMEMEDAHRAIPCLDGGLSDWSYFAVFDGHAGALVSAHSAEHLLECIMQTQEFKAEDVIKGIHSGFLRLDDEMRDLPEMSAGTDKSGSTAVCAFISPKNIYIANCGDSRAVLCRSGLPVFSTRDHKPVLPAEKERIQNAGGSVMIQRVNGSLAVSRALGDYEYKNLKDRGPCEQLVSPEPEIFVLDRDDEHDEFLVLACDGIWDVMNNEDLCNFIHSRLQLTDDLEAVTNLVVDTCLYKGSRDNMSIVLVTFPAAPKPNPEAQRQEDELEMAIARKIKEIIAQEEDKSEFDYLKMLELLRGSDQDFPYLPPGGGLHAKQPFIEKMFREMCPSKANTNSQSS; this is translated from the exons ATGGGGGCGTTTTTGGATACTCCGAAGACAGAAAAGTGCAACGAGCATGGCACTGGCAACGGTCTGCGGTACGGCGTTGCCAGCATGCAGGGTTGGCGGATGGAGATGGAGGATGCTCATCGAGCCATTCCCTGCTTGGATGGTGGCCTCTCGGATTGGAGTTACTTTGCGGTGTTTGATGGTCACGCAGGTGCACTGGTATCGGCGCATAGTGCGGAACACTTACTAGAATGTATAATGCAAACGCAGGAGTTTAAGGCCGAGGATGTTATCAAAGGGATTCATTCTGGATTTTTGAGACTCGACGATGAGATGAGAGATTTGCCCGAGATGAGCGCTGGCACCGATAAGTCTGGTTCTACAGCAGTGTGTGCATTTATATCacccaaaaatatttatatcgctAATTGCGGCGACTCCCGGGCGGTACTTTGCAGATCTGGACTTCCAGTTTTCTCTACGCGAGATCACAAGCCTGTCTTACCCGCCGAGAAGGAGAGAATTCAGAATGCGGGCGGTAGCGTAATGATCCAAAGAGTTAACGGATCTCTGGCGGTCTCCCGGGCATTGGGCGACTACGAGTACAAAAATCTGAAAGATCGAGGCCCCTGTGAGCAGTTAGTGTCACCGGAACCAGAAATATTCGTGTTAGACAGGGACGATGAACACGACGAGTTTCTAGTTTTAGCATGTGATGGCATTTGGGATGTAATGAACAACGaagatttatgtaattttatacattcaAGGCTGCAGCTAACTGATGATTTAGAGGCAGTTACCAATCTGGTTGTAGACACTTGTCTTTATAAG ggTAGCAGAGATAATATGAGTATAGTCCTGGTAACGTTTCCGGCCGCACCAAAACCAAATCCTGAAGCACAGAGGCAGGAGGACGAGTTGGAAATGGCTATTGCAAGGAAAATTAAAG aaatcatCGCCCAAGAAGAGGATAAGAGTGAATTTGACTATCTAAAAATGCTTGAACTTCTTAGAGGAAGCGACCAAGATTTTCCCTACCTGCCTCCTGGTGGTGGTCTTCACGCGAA GCAACCTTTCATCGAGAAAATGTTTCGAGAAATGTGTCCCAGCAAAGCGAATACT
- the LOC105195755 gene encoding ADP-ribosylation factor 2, which translates to MGLTISSLLTRLFGKKQMRILMVGLDAAGKTTILYKLKLGEIVTTIPTIGFNVETVEYRNICFTVWDVGGQDKIRPLWRHYFQNTQGLIYVVDSNDRERISEAERELANMLKEDELRDAVLLVFANKQDLPNAMSAAELTDKLGLNSLRGRHWYIQSTCATQGHGLYEGLDWLSNELAKK; encoded by the coding sequence ATGGGTCTTACGATCAGTAGCCTCCTCACCCGGCTGTTCGGCAAGAAACAGATGCGAATACTGATGGTGGGTTTGGACGCCGCTGGCAAGACTACCATACTCTACAAGCTGAAGCTCGGTGAGATCGTCACCACCATACCCACGATCGGCTTCAATGTCGAAACGGTCGAGTACAGGAATATCTGTTTCACCGTGTGGGACGTTGGCGGCCAAGACAAGATTCGGCCGCTCTGGAGGCACTACTTCCAGAACACCCAGGGCCTCATTTACGTAGTGGACAGCAACGACCGTGAGCGTATCAGTGAGGCGGAACGCGAGTTGGCGAATATGCTGAAGGAGGACGAGTTACGGGACGCAGTGTTGCTGGTGTTTGCCAACAAGCAAGATCTACCCAATGCTATGTCCGCCGCCGAGCTAACCGACAAACTGGGCCTGAATTCGTTGCGAGGACGTCACTGGTATATCCAGAGCACTTGTGCCACGCAAGGACATGGACTGTACGAGGGTCTAGACTGGTTGAGTAACGAGCTGGCCAAAAAGTGA
- the LOC105195756 gene encoding E3 ubiquitin-protein ligase ZNF598, whose protein sequence is MSGSNDSFNNNTCVVCYKNVDIYSIGMCEHPVCYECSTRMRVLCRQNECPICRQDLPKVVFTREIKPFHSLTKTNLLDTRYDIYFSSLDIQEKFTELLANTCSICKEKMVFSSFNSLKEHMRQRHELHYCDLCVENLKIFSHERRCYTRSSLATHRRKGDVDDKSHKGHPLCEFCDQRYMDNDELYRHLRRDHLYCHFCDADGLHQYYSSYDYLREHFRREHYLCEEGVCAEEKFTSVFRTDIDLKAHKASVHGKQLSKQAAKQARTLELEFTLTPRGENRMNRKGMPGPSTSRSTREPYRDNGRDYGSRDYPGSIPGGSSSFASNNEPTFTRQPSVDVQSTDEFPTLGGSAALVPTLPQPKSRGNVTIRSTLRNQPLAVTDENFPALGPDLAGPSISKTVNFSVSSSSNTTGSGGLAAQCQKGSSSSNVSIQVNHEPNGTVTTRVSGPNIRIRPALSIDSDFPALGSSEPSTSTANSTQWKEVLQWTCSKSAPANTSKSKKVAPPPSISSAPPIRSGEDFPSLSKSSKSKKQSVITVVPSWGQNSQNTNNAQSSGTSNNIKTTTDQTKSKTKKKKAKQASSGNSSSGNESSSSKSNINTVVAKDIELAHTNNSNNSCIASKENSQFTYNTIDAIGDNSTFKNSSVQNSKESEHTSKKDKRKNKNNANGSSGIATVINTESVSGSNGSSNGEKQRMRSELKIDSLNTTNNNIHRTEDFPALGSTSSRPPGFTNPPPGFASPTLPPPGFSIKYNSLDGLHGGNGLTFTNSSGESYSILPDNSSKHATHAYVSPPDFQKRNTCLVAKLNAVLVDQDKIEEFRYVSGLFRGGTCDAQEYYTHCCEVMGANAFETVFPELLVLLPDIAKQQELFKVHRREAGGKAKGLEICATCGQVLKNGLDFKTHMSSHTLENHFPALGKSNAPPPKNTWVRK, encoded by the exons ATGTCTGGAAGCAATGATAGCTTTAACAATAATACCTGCGTGGTGTGCTACAAGAATGTCGACATCTACAGTATCGGCATGTGTGAACATCCCGTATGTTATGAATGCAGCACCCGGATGAGGGTACTCTGCCGTCAGAACGAATGTCCCATCTGCCGCCAGGATCTGCCAAAAGTTGTGTTCACGCGAGAAATCAAGCCTTTCCACAGCTTGACCAAAACCAACCTGCTGGACACCCGTTACGACATCTATTTCAGTAGCCTTGATATTCAGGAAAAGTTCACCGAATTGTTAGCCAACACCTGCTCGATATGTAAAGAGAAGATGGTATTTAGCAGTTTCAATAGTTTAAAAGAGCATATGCGACAACGACATGAGCTGCATTATTGTGACCTATGTGTAGAGAATTTAAAG ATATTTTCGCATGAAAGACGTTGTTACACGAGATCGAGTCTAGCCACGCATCGGAGAAAAGGTGACGTCGATGATAAGAGCCATAAGGGTCATCCACTCTGTGAGTTTTGCGATCAGCGATATATGGACAATGATGAGCTCTATCGACATTTGAGACGCGACCACTTATACTGTCATTTTTGCGACGCGGACGGTCTTCATCAGTATTATAGCTCCTATGATTATCTCAGAGAGCATTTTCGACGGGAACACTATCTCTGCGAAGAGGGGGTGTGTGCGGAGGAAAAATTTACGAGTGTTTTTCGAACTGATATAGATCTCAAGGCGCACAAAGCCAGCGTTCATGGCAAGCAGTTGAGTAAGCAGGCCGCCAAGCAGGCGAGAACGTTAGAACTGGAGTTTACCCTGACGCCACGCGGAGAGAATCGGATGAACAGAAAGGGTATGCCGGGACCGTCCACGTCGAGGAGCACGAGGGAACCTTACAGGGACAATGGCAGAGATTACGGTTCCAGGGATTATCCAGGTTCGATACCTGGTGGGTCTAGTTCGTTCGCGTCCAACAATGAGCCTACCTTTACGAGACAACCGTCCGTCGATGTGCAAAGCACAGACGAATTTCCCACGTTAGGTGGTAGTGCCGCTCTCGTACCCACCTTGCCTCAGCCCAAAAGTAGAGGGAACGTAACCATTCGCAGCACCTTACGAAATCAACCGCTCGCAGTAACGGACGAGAATTTCCCAGCATTGGGTCCAGATTTAGCTGGCCCAAGTATATCGAAAACGGTGAATTTTAGCGTTTCCAGCAGTAGCAATACCACGGGATCCGGCGGCCTAGCGGCGCAGTGTCAGAAAGGTTCCTCGTCGTCGAACGTTTCCATTCAAGTGAATCACGAACCCAACGGCACCGTCACTACCAGAGTATCCGGACCCAACATTAGAATACGTCCCGCGTTGTCGATAGATTCCGATTTTCCTGCCTTGGGTAGCTCCGAACCGTCTACCAGTACTGCCAATTCGACTCAGTGGAAGGAAGTTTTGCAATGGACCTGCTCAAAATCAGCGCCGGCGAACACGTCCAAGTCTAAAAAAGTCGCGCCACCGCCCTCGATATCATCGGCGCCACCCATTCGATCTGGCGAGGACTTTCCAAGTCTGTCCAAGTCATCCAAGTCGAAGAAGCAATCGGTAATCACAGTGGTACCATCGTGGGGACAAAACTCGCAGAATACTAACAATGCCCAAAGTTCCGGTACTAGCAACAACATAAAAACAACGACAGATCAGACGAAGAGTAagacgaagaagaaaaaagcgAAACAAGCTTCGAGTGGTAATAGTTCAAGTGGTAATGAATCTAGCAGCTCCAAATCCAATATAAATACTGTTGTAGCGAAGGACATCGAATTGGCGCATACTAATAATTCGAATAACTCTTGCATTGCTTCCAAGGAGAATTCGCAATTTACGTATAATACCATCGATGCGATTGGCGATAATAGCACGTTTAAGAATTCGAGCGTACAGAATTCTAAGGAATCGGAACACACGAGCAAAAAGGATAAACGAAAAAACAAGAACAACGCGAACGGAAGTTCGGGAATCGCGACTGTTATAAATACGGAATCCGTAAGTGGAAGCAATGGTTCTTCAAATGGAGAAAAACAGAGAATGCGCAGCGAGTTGAAGATAGACAGTCTAAACACAACCAACAATAATATCCATCGGACAGAAGACTTTCCTGCTTTAGGTAGCACCAGCAGTAGACCGCCAGGCTTCACGAATCCGCCACCCGGTTTTGCTTCGCCGACTTTACCACCGCCCGGTTTTTCCATCAAGTACAATAGCCTCGATGGACTGCACGGTGGTAACGGCTTGACATTCACAAACAGTTCCGGCGAGAGTTACTCCATTTTACCGGACAATAGCAGCAAGCATGCGACTCATGCCTACGTGTCACCACCCGATTTTCAAAAACGAAACACATGTCTGGTAGCAAAGCTCAACGCGGTCCTCGTGGACCAGGATAAGATTGAGGAATTCCGTTATGTGAGCGGCCTCTTTCGCGGTGGTACCTGCGACGCCCAGGAGTATTACACGCACTGTTGCGAAGTAATGGGCGCCAACGCCTTTGAGACAGTGTTCCCCGAGCTTCTGGTACTGTTGCCGGATATCGCGAAGCAACAGGAGCTGTTTAAAGTGCACAGGAGGGAAGCGGGTGGAAAAGCAAAGGGACTAGAGATATGCGCTACATGCGGTCAGGTTCTTAAGAACGGCTTGGATTTTAAAACGCATATGTCCAGTCATACACTTGAGAACCACTTCCCGGCGCTGGGTAAGAGTAATGCGCCGCCACCGAAGAACACGTGGGTACGTAAATGA
- the LOC105194133 gene encoding protein phosphatase 1A isoform X3, translating into MGAFLDTPKTEKCNEHGTGNGLRYGVASMQGWRMEMEDAHRAIPCLDGGLSDWSYFAVFDGHAGALVSAHSAEHLLECIMQTQEFKAEDVIKGIHSGFLRLDDEMRDLPEMSAGTDKSGSTAVCAFISPKNIYIANCGDSRAVLCRSGLPVFSTRDHKPVLPAEKERIQNAGGSVMIQRVNGSLAVSRALGDYEYKNLKDRGPCEQLVSPEPEIFVLDRDDEHDEFLVLACDGIWDVMNNEDLCNFIHSRLQLTDDLEAVTNLVVDTCLYKGSRDNMSIVLVTFPAAPKPNPEAQRQEDELEMAIARKIKA; encoded by the exons ATGGGGGCGTTTTTGGATACTCCGAAGACAGAAAAGTGCAACGAGCATGGCACTGGCAACGGTCTGCGGTACGGCGTTGCCAGCATGCAGGGTTGGCGGATGGAGATGGAGGATGCTCATCGAGCCATTCCCTGCTTGGATGGTGGCCTCTCGGATTGGAGTTACTTTGCGGTGTTTGATGGTCACGCAGGTGCACTGGTATCGGCGCATAGTGCGGAACACTTACTAGAATGTATAATGCAAACGCAGGAGTTTAAGGCCGAGGATGTTATCAAAGGGATTCATTCTGGATTTTTGAGACTCGACGATGAGATGAGAGATTTGCCCGAGATGAGCGCTGGCACCGATAAGTCTGGTTCTACAGCAGTGTGTGCATTTATATCacccaaaaatatttatatcgctAATTGCGGCGACTCCCGGGCGGTACTTTGCAGATCTGGACTTCCAGTTTTCTCTACGCGAGATCACAAGCCTGTCTTACCCGCCGAGAAGGAGAGAATTCAGAATGCGGGCGGTAGCGTAATGATCCAAAGAGTTAACGGATCTCTGGCGGTCTCCCGGGCATTGGGCGACTACGAGTACAAAAATCTGAAAGATCGAGGCCCCTGTGAGCAGTTAGTGTCACCGGAACCAGAAATATTCGTGTTAGACAGGGACGATGAACACGACGAGTTTCTAGTTTTAGCATGTGATGGCATTTGGGATGTAATGAACAACGaagatttatgtaattttatacattcaAGGCTGCAGCTAACTGATGATTTAGAGGCAGTTACCAATCTGGTTGTAGACACTTGTCTTTATAAG ggTAGCAGAGATAATATGAGTATAGTCCTGGTAACGTTTCCGGCCGCACCAAAACCAAATCCTGAAGCACAGAGGCAGGAGGACGAGTTGGAAATGGCTATTGCAAGGAAAATTAAAG CTTAA
- the LOC105194133 gene encoding protein phosphatase 1B isoform X1 produces MGAFLDTPKTEKCNEHGTGNGLRYGVASMQGWRMEMEDAHRAIPCLDGGLSDWSYFAVFDGHAGALVSAHSAEHLLECIMQTQEFKAEDVIKGIHSGFLRLDDEMRDLPEMSAGTDKSGSTAVCAFISPKNIYIANCGDSRAVLCRSGLPVFSTRDHKPVLPAEKERIQNAGGSVMIQRVNGSLAVSRALGDYEYKNLKDRGPCEQLVSPEPEIFVLDRDDEHDEFLVLACDGIWDVMNNEDLCNFIHSRLQLTDDLEAVTNLVVDTCLYKGSRDNMSIVLVTFPAAPKPNPEAQRQEDELEMAIARKIKEIIAQEEDKSEFDYLKMLELLRGSDQDFPYLPPGGGLHAKQPFIEKMFREMCPSKANTVSVGYIPLT; encoded by the exons ATGGGGGCGTTTTTGGATACTCCGAAGACAGAAAAGTGCAACGAGCATGGCACTGGCAACGGTCTGCGGTACGGCGTTGCCAGCATGCAGGGTTGGCGGATGGAGATGGAGGATGCTCATCGAGCCATTCCCTGCTTGGATGGTGGCCTCTCGGATTGGAGTTACTTTGCGGTGTTTGATGGTCACGCAGGTGCACTGGTATCGGCGCATAGTGCGGAACACTTACTAGAATGTATAATGCAAACGCAGGAGTTTAAGGCCGAGGATGTTATCAAAGGGATTCATTCTGGATTTTTGAGACTCGACGATGAGATGAGAGATTTGCCCGAGATGAGCGCTGGCACCGATAAGTCTGGTTCTACAGCAGTGTGTGCATTTATATCacccaaaaatatttatatcgctAATTGCGGCGACTCCCGGGCGGTACTTTGCAGATCTGGACTTCCAGTTTTCTCTACGCGAGATCACAAGCCTGTCTTACCCGCCGAGAAGGAGAGAATTCAGAATGCGGGCGGTAGCGTAATGATCCAAAGAGTTAACGGATCTCTGGCGGTCTCCCGGGCATTGGGCGACTACGAGTACAAAAATCTGAAAGATCGAGGCCCCTGTGAGCAGTTAGTGTCACCGGAACCAGAAATATTCGTGTTAGACAGGGACGATGAACACGACGAGTTTCTAGTTTTAGCATGTGATGGCATTTGGGATGTAATGAACAACGaagatttatgtaattttatacattcaAGGCTGCAGCTAACTGATGATTTAGAGGCAGTTACCAATCTGGTTGTAGACACTTGTCTTTATAAG ggTAGCAGAGATAATATGAGTATAGTCCTGGTAACGTTTCCGGCCGCACCAAAACCAAATCCTGAAGCACAGAGGCAGGAGGACGAGTTGGAAATGGCTATTGCAAGGAAAATTAAAG aaatcatCGCCCAAGAAGAGGATAAGAGTGAATTTGACTATCTAAAAATGCTTGAACTTCTTAGAGGAAGCGACCAAGATTTTCCCTACCTGCCTCCTGGTGGTGGTCTTCACGCGAA GCAACCTTTCATCGAGAAAATGTTTCGAGAAATGTGTCCCAGCAAAGCGAATACTGTAAGTGTTGGATACATCCCTTTGACATAA